DNA from Salvelinus namaycush isolate Seneca chromosome 14, SaNama_1.0, whole genome shotgun sequence:
tagaagcacggcggctaggaaaaactccctagaaaggccaaaatctaGGCCAAAACCtggatgggggtgtgcttggccctccgtttcctgtagtctacgatcagctcctttgtcttgctgactttgagggagaagttgttgtcctggcacaacactgccaggtctctgacctcctccctgtaggctgtctcgtcgtcgatgatcaggcctacaactgtagtgtcatcggcaaacttaatgatggtgttggagtcgtgcctggccacgcagtcgtgggtgaacagggagtacaggaggagactaaaaacgcatccctgaggggcccccgtgttgagggtcagagtGGCagttgtgttgttgcctaccctcaacaCTTGGGGGCGGACTGTCAGGAAGAAaacgatccagttgcagagggaggtgtttaatcccagggtacttagcttagtgatgagcttggagggcactatggtgttgactactgagctgtagtcaatgaacagcattctcatgtaggttttccttttgtccaggttggaaagggcagtgtagagtgcaatagagattgcatcatctgtggatctgttggggcggtatgcaaattggagtgggtcaggatgtctgggatgatggtgttgatgtgagccatgaccagcctttcaaaccatttcatggctacagatgtgagtgctactgatagtcatttagacagattaccttggctttcttgggcacaggtactatggtggtcctctgggtgaaaacagatttttaaattttttattatttcacctttatttaaccaggtaggctagttgagaacaaattaaatatacctgctggagcgtgtgctataggtgggtgctgctatggtgaccagtgagctgagataaggcagggctttacctagcaaagacttatagatgacctggagccagtgggtttggcgccgaatatgaagcgagagccagccaacgagagcatacaggtcgcagtggtgggtagtatatggggctttggtgacaaaacggatggcactgtgatagactgcatccaatttgctgagtagagtgttggaggctattttgtaaatgacatcactgaagtcaaggatcggtaggatagtcagtttaacaagggtatgtttggcagcatgagtgaagtatGCATttttgtgaaataggaagcaggttctagatttcattttggattggagatgcttaatgtgagtctggaaggagagtttacagtctaactagacacctaggtatttgtagttgtccacatattctaagtcagaaccgtccagagtagtgatgctggacgggcggtcaggtgtgggcagtgatcggttgaagagcatgcatttagttttacttgcatttaagagtagttggaggccacggaaggagagttgtatggcattgaagctcgtttggaggttagttaacacagtgtccaaagaagggccagaagtatacagaatggtgtcgtctgcgtagaggtggatcagagaatcacccgcagcaagagcgacatcattgatgtatacagagaaaagagttggcccgaggattgaaccctgtggccctccgatttgacacactgaactctgtctgagaagtagttggtgaaccaggcgaggcagtcatttgagaaatcaaggctgttgagtctgccgataagaatgtggtgattgacagaatcaaaagccttggccaggtcgatgaatacagctgcacagtattgtctcttatcgatggcggttatgatatcgtttaggaccttgagcgtggctgaggtgcacccatgaccagctcggaaaccagattgcatagcggagaaggtacggtgggattcgaaatggtcggtgatctgtttgttaacttggcttttgaagaccttagaaaggcagggtagaatagatataggtctgtaacagtttgggtccagagtgtctccccctttgaagaaggggatgaccgcgtcagctttccaatctttggggatctcagacgatatgaaagagaggttgaacaggctagtaatagaggttgcaacaatttcggcagataattttagagagggtccagattgtctagcccggctgatttgtaggggtccagattttgcagttctttcagaacatcagctatctggatttgggtgacggagacagcttgttgatgagatgtcaaaggagaatggcaagaatcgtgcaagctaacaggcagaCCACAAACTGgaaaataaaggtgcagttcaaTAGTTGTGTGCAGAACGgaatctcggaacgcacaactcattgacccttgtcacggatgggctattgccgACGAATCCCGGTCATgttgatggcagagtcaggatttggcgtaaacagcatgagtccatggccccatcctgcctggtgtcaacggtaaaGACTGGTGGCGGTGGTATAATGGTGTggagaatgttttcctggcacacgttaggtcccttgatactaattgagcaacgtttccatgTCCCGAAGAATTCATGCTgtgaatatatttattttatttttattttcatgaaatattatctgatgttgttcttgtctataactgttctgtactcTGTTATGTATTCTACATGTTATGTGGACTCCAGGTAgtgtagctgctgcatgtgctaTAGCTAATATAATTGTTTTTCACATGTAGTTTTGATGTAaggaactactttttcaaagtagctTTAGTTTTCTAAACTATTTTTCCCCTTAGCTTTAGCGCAGCtcaacttcttccagtgtgaagtaattggtagcttggtaaactatactTTCAGAgcagcttccccaacactgacaGACCAGTGTGTCATCCAGAGTGTTTCCAAACAGGATATGATCTAGTGGCCAGGGAATAAGCTGATCTGTTGTTTTATGTGTTTAAAGGAGTCTCTCACCCAGGCAGGAGAACAGCTCCTAATCTCAAAGAATGCAAGAGAACATGATATCTAAGCAGAGATCACAAGGAGATCaaacactatctctctctctcgctctctttttcacAATTTCACTTTTTTCTCTGTACCGTGTCATGTCGTAATGTGCACTGATCAATGATCAGCCACCATGGGTCATGTATATCGACTCTTGGCAAGGAACTTCCCAGCACGTAACAGATTGTCATAGAGGGCTCTTTCCATGCTATCAGATAGGCCTAGTCATTATTGAGTGCAGACAACCATATTTGGTGCCTGATTCACTAAGAACGGAGCGCACAGATGGAAACTGAAGATAAACATTTTGGACCTAACATAGTCTAGACTTTACACTTTATTTAAGTAAATGCCTCATATCTGTACACAATTCACCCAATGGAAAGGCAGTATACATCTCAGACTGGGCCTTTGCAGCCATGCAGTCATCTAGTCAGGACCAGATCACGTCAAGCCAGTATGTGTCCcgaatggcaccttattccctatgtccccatagggctctggtcaaaagtaggtctcaatatagggaatagggtgccatttgagacacagccagTATGATATCAGCAGCATGATGTACCCTGAGGTCATCACTTGGAGTCTCTCACCCAGTAAACTGGGGCCTTTCGCCGCATGATGTCATCTCTGCGCTGCAGGCATCTGCGTGGCAAACACTCACTTAAAGATGAACAGGGTTTACAGGAGAAGTATTACCTATGTGAACTCTGTCAGAGCAGGAGGGTCCCGGTGAATTATATATCACAAGCAGATCACTTGCGTTGGCCTATGCAATCCCTGTCCTTTGGGATGCAAATCATCTGAACACATTGTGGGTTGGATGTCACATAAAGTTTCTATTTTCTTCTTCATGGTGTCCTCATGGAAAATGTTTTACTCTGTCTGAAGTCTCTGGTTGATACTTCATACAAATGAAATGTCTCAGATTCAGCCACTGTGCTGGTTCTAACCAGTATGGTATTGTAAAGTAAGTCAAAATGACTTCATATATGCACTAAGAGCTTTTTGTGATACATTTTCACACTTCACTAACATGTTTTTTCTCTGTTCATTTTCAGCATGACAGGGCATCAAGGTATGTACAGATTCAGATCTTGCTTCTCTTGCTTTCTTCTAAACCTGACTGCTATTTTAGTATTTTAGCTTCATGAGAAACACATACAGCACTCcaaaaaaatatttgtatgtCAGTGTTCCATCAATGTTTGTATGTCATCTATGTCAGTGTTCCAACACTGTTGTAATGTCAGCTGTGTTGCTGGATGTTGTACACCACCCACTTAAGGAGCTGTGCTTCCTCCTTCCTCCCAGGTTGGACTCTGGTGGTGGGGACAGCAGGGCTGAACCTCTGGGCAGAACCAGCTCCTACACACGCAGGGAAACCAGATTGGCAGCGCTGAACAAGCATGAGGACGACACCAGCTCCAGGGATTACAAGAAGGTACTGTAGAACTCAGAAGGGAAACAAAGgttataaaggttaaatatactgaacaaaaatataaactcaacatgcaacactTTCTAagaatttactgagttacagttcatgtaaggaaatcagtcaatttaaataattaattaggtcctaatctatggatttcacatgactgggaatacagatatgcatctgttggtcacagataccttacaaaaatgggcctcacaatgggcctcaggatctcgtcacagaatttctgtgcattcaaattgccatcgataaaatgcaattgtgttcgttgtccgtagcttatgcctgcccataccataacattcctgcagtcggcatgccaattgcacgctccctcaaaacttgagacatctgtggcattgtgttgtatgacaaaactgcatattttagagttgccttttattgtccccagcacaaggtgcacctgtgtaatgatcatgctgtttaatcagcttcttgatatgctacacctgtcaggtgcatggattatcttggcaaaggagaaatattcactaacatggatgtaaataAATTTGTACACAGAATGTGAGAGAAATAACCTTTTTTTaggggtcttttatttcagctcatgaaacacaggaccaacactttacatgctgcgtttatatttttgttcagtataaaataaATAGGTGCCATATGTGCGTTTGTTTTCTCCCACATACAGTGCCATCCATGTTTTAATCAGGAGAGAGTTTTGTATGGGGCAAAAAGTGATCAATACCACTTATTGTTGATTCACCTGATGCAGAGATATCAGAGCTGACCTATTGTGGGGAAAATGTTGTCACATGACAAGGTACTGTATCTCCAAGTGACATAAGCATTAACCTTTTGATTTGTTCTCTTTCAGATGTATGAAGACGCTTTGGCAGAGAATGACAAGCTCAAGTCCCGGCTGGATGATAGCAAACAGGAGCTGACCAAGATACGCACCCAGCTGGACAAAGTCacccaggtacagtatagtaggaGTGCATCTGATTGGCTGATAGAGTCCAGTAGAGTCCCTCCCCAAGCTCAATACTGAGGAAAACACTGAGACAGTCCTGCATAGCCTTCTGTCGACCATCTTAATTAAGTTCAGTATGGTTCACACGTCTCAACAGCATGCATATTGCATTTGAACAATACATTGTTCAAGGCAACCGCAAGGTGATAAGAAAACGAACCAGTGTATCCCCATCAAAGTTTTCAAATTCTGTTTTATCCCATTTTAAGTCaacccactgtatatattttttcactttgTGATAACTGTGCACTCTGTCTTACAGAAACAGGACAGACTATCTGAAAGATCCACTGTACTTGAATCAGAGAAAAGGGTATCTATAACTTGTTATATATCTTGAGGGCTTCTCTTTCTTTGTTTTCTCAAAGCCATATGCCTCATATCCTTGATATCAACATTCCAATTCTCTTTCAATCCTGACAGCTTGATATTTACATGTCTACCACTCTCTGCTTTTTTTCTGATCTCTTTTTTCTGATCTTTTCCATGTCATCTTACTGTAGTGTGTTGGTGTCTGTCTGTTCATTCCACTATGGGCTTATCATCATGTGTGGGAATGAAAAATAACTCATAATTTAAAAGTAGAAGTCTTAAAGTCGATTGTGATTCTGACCTGAACTACCTGCTAAAGcatttcccctcctctcctcaggaaaAACAGGCTCTGGAGAAGAGGGTAACGGACATGGAGGAAGAGCTCAAGGTAAGGTCTCCACTGCAACAAGGAGGGAAGTCACTACATGGCCCTGCTTGGTTATTATAGGCAAAAAGGTGATGATGAGGTTGAGGGAGTCCCACACCAAGCTGCACAGCCTGCCGTctgttgtgagagagagagagagagacagacagagagggagagagagagagacagacagacagacagacagacagacagacagacagacagacagacagacagacagacagacagacagacagacagacagacagacagacagacagacagacagacagacagacagacagagcgacagagacagagagagagacagagagagagacagagagagagacagtctgttcTGTCCCACACCAAGCAGACTGTTGTCTTTTGTTGGCTACACACTGACTGACCTAGATCCAGCTGAATACCAGGCTGCGTCCAAGAGCAAGGGACCTGCTTATGTTAAGCATTCCTGCACTAATTGTGCATATTTAGCATTTCGAAGAGCAAGGGCCGAGAGAAAAACAGCAGCAGAATATCATTCAGGACTGAATAGATGTGAACCTCATGCAAGTGCAAACCACTTCTAGCAATAGCCAAAGGTTATGATGACAACTCAGTATGTGACACAGAGATGTGAGACGGAAGATGGGAACAGTGTTTGACCCCATGTTGTGACCCCATGTTGCCTCAGCAGGAAGCTGCCCGAGTGAGAAATTTCCGTTGTGGGTACCAGCCCTGAACGCTGACCATGGGGCACGCTGGCTCAGGGccaaggaggagggggggagggggggagggggggggggggggggggggggcgacggTGAGTGGTCTTGTATGGGAGCGAGAAGTGATTGACACCCGCCTGTCACCTCACCTCTTTAGAGACCTGGGCATGAACACATGcctgtgcacacaaacacacacattgcacacacacatacacacactttgtCACACATTAGAACACATACACACTAGAtgtgcatgtacagttgaagtcggaagtttacatacacttaggttggagtcattaaaactcgtttttcaaccactccacaaatttcttgttaacaaactgtagttttggcaagtcagttaggccatctactttgtgcatgacacaagtaatttttccttgtgaagatgctggaggaaacaggtacaaaagtatctatatacacagtaaaacgagtcctatatcgacataacctgaaaggccgctcagcaaggaagaagccactgctccaaaaccgccataaaaaagccagactacggtttgcaactgcacatgggcacaaagattatactttttggagaaatgtcctctggtccgatgaaacaaaaatagaactgtttggccataatgaccatcattatgtttggaggaaaaagggggaggcttgcaagccaaaggacaccatcccaaccgtgaagcatgggggtggcagcatcatgttgtgggggtgcattgctgcaggagggactggtgcacttcacaaaatagatggcatcatgaggaagaacaattatgtggatatattgaagcaacatctcaagacatcagtcaggaagttaaagcttggtcgcaaatgggtcttccaaatggacaatgaccccaaccaagcatacttccaaagttgtggcaaaatggcttaaggacaacaaagtcaaggtattggagtggccatcacaaagccctgacctcaattctatagaaaatgtgtgggtagaactgaaaaagcgtgtgcgagcaaggaggcctacaaacctgacccagttacaccagctctgtcaggaggaatgggccaaaattcaccgaacttattgtgggaagcttgtagaaggctacccaaaacgtttgacccaagttaaacaatttataggcaatgctaccaaatactaattgagtaaatgtaaacttctgacccactgagaatgtgatgaaagaaataaaagctgaaataaattattctttCTACtttcattctgacatttcacattcttaaaataaagtggtgatcctaactgacctaagcgAGGGAATtgttactcggattaaatgtcaagaattgtgaaaaactgagtttaaatgtatttggctaaggtgtatgtaaacttccgacttcaactgtttgtaAAGCCATATCCCAGCAGGCAGACTGCAATATCAGTACAACCAGAAACTAGGTTGCTTTGATGTCATTGCAACCGGTTTTGCCCACTGGGATAGAGATATGCACATACAACATTATACAGACATGCTTTTCCTTTTTTCACACAGGTCTGATGTGATTCTCCACATTTCTTCTGCCACAGGGTCTGTCCGATGTTTTACAATTCTGGTTACTTTATGGCTCTCtgatatcccactgggcacagatgtcagttcaacgttTATTCCACTATGGTTCAACGTAATtccattgaaatgatgtggaaacaaagtTGATTAAGAAAACCAGGGTGTGCCCATTGGGATGGGTCTCTCTGGGCTAATGGGCTAGGATTATTCCTGGCAGCCTCTGAAACTCCAGCACTGGCAAAATGTGGGAATTTATCTATAGGACTCAGCTCTGGTTAAATATCAAAGAGTTCAAGAGCATTAAAACATCATGAGGAATAAATAATTAAGCATTCTCGCTCAAGCTCACCCCTCTGgctacatcctcctctctctctcctctgcactcactctctccactctctctcctctccactctctctctactctttactctccacactctctctactctccagtctctctcctctgcactcactctctctctttctcctctccactctctctcctctccactttctctcctctccactctctctctactcttctctccacactctctctctactctctctctctattctccactctctctctctctctactcaacaCTCTCCTGCTCTACTCTTCAGTCTCTCTATTCTCCACTATCTCtactctccactctctcctctctcctctctctctctccactctctcctctctcctctctctctccactccctctctcatctccactcgctctctctctcctttacactccctctctctcctctctctctctctctctctctctctcctccactctctctcccctttcctctctctcctctctctctccactctactctctctctcctctctctctctcttctccactttctctctcctctctctcttctttcctctctctgctctccactctctctctcctttctctctctccactctctttctctctcctctccactgtgtctctctctactccAAGATAAACTTGTCAATAGTTGTTCTTCAGAACAGTGTGCTGTGAAAGGCTTACTGCGACAGCACAGAGAAACAGTCTGACATATCCATGGATTCTTCAGTCCGAGTAAAAGCAGACTTCAAATGGTTTCCTGGGATGTTAGCAGCTGGATCTCCTCCATCTCTTTTCTTCCTGGCCTTCCTGGCcttcctcccttctcttctctctttctctgtggccTTCTTCTCCTCACTGggcttctctcttctctttctccccgGCTTTCCCTTTCCTCCAGGCTCACCTTCATTTCTTCCCTTTCTacccagccttcctctcctctctgggcTTCTGGGGGGAAGCCTCTGAGGCCACTCTCTGAGCCACATGGGGCTCAGCTTTcctctgtctatgtgtgtgcTGCCTCCTGGCCTGCCTGTGGTTTCCCCCAGGAACGTTGTCAAACCACAGACATCTCCACTAAACCGCACTGAGGTTTACCTCTAAAGCCTGCCAGGGAACCCAGGGAAATTAATCATTTCCATTTTCTATGACCTATAACTTATTGGGCTCTCTGAATGAGGCTGAAATTGAAGGTTATATTGAAAGTCCCCCACCCCCATCTTTCCCCAGCATGACTGACAAGCTATGTAAACCATACAGCATCTCCCCACCCACCGCCTTTTAAAACTGCCCAGGTTTGTGGAGAGCAAACTTAAGGATAGCTCCCTGCTgtgcttttcttttcttttgcaTAGCTGTCTCTTTTGCTGATTTCTTTCTTGCTTCCTTTTACAGTATCTCTTTGTGTGTGAAAGTCATTAAGGAGctcctaagtgtgtgtgtgtgtgtgtgtgtgtgtgtgtgtgtgtgtgtgtgtgtgtgtgtgtgtgtgtgtgtgtgtgtgtgtgtgtgtgtgtgtgtgtgtgtgtgtgtgtgtgtgtgtgtgtgtgtgtgtgtgtgtgtttatagctCTGCTTCCTCCTTTCCACGGGCCTGTCCTCCTGCTCTCTTTTTTTCTATCGCTCTCTCTGTATTCCTGTGTTTACTGCAGGCCCTCCCTGTTCTGGCTCAGCTGCAGGCACTACGGAGCAGCAAGGAGCGTCTGCTGGCTGAGAACAGGGCCATGCTGCGTGTCCTCACCCGCCTCTCCCAGATGGCCTTCCTGCCTGAGACAGAGGACCTCTAACCCCCCTGTCCCACAGGCCTccacctctctacccctccttgCTCTCCCCTCCTTGAGTCTTCAGccactcctcctctcatctgTCCTCCTTCTGGTTCTCCTGATGCTGgacctccttccctcctctctgctGCGCTCTTCTCAGGCAGGTCCTGCTGCTGCACCCCCCACCTCCCACTCTCACTCCTCCACCTTAAGGCCTCTCTCAGTTGTGTGGCATGCCTCTCTC
Protein-coding regions in this window:
- the LOC120059197 gene encoding protein phosphatase 1 regulatory subunit 12B-like isoform X1, which codes for MSSMYPRTKELSRTRKSLSDSPPSSPSPTAKNFRHDRASRLDSGGGDSRAEPLGRTSSYTRRETRLAALNKHEDDTSSRDYKKMYEDALAENDKLKSRLDDSKQELTKIRTQLDKVTQKQDRLSERSTVLESEKREKQALEKRVTDMEEELKVLTELKSDNQRLKDENGALIRVISKLSK
- the LOC120059197 gene encoding protein phosphatase 1 regulatory subunit 12B-like isoform X2, whose product is MSSMYPRTKELSRTRKSLSDSPPSSPSPTAKNFRHDRASRLDSGGGDSRAEPLGRTSSYTRRETRLAALNKHEDDTSSRDYKKMYEDALAENDKLKSRLDDSKQELTKIRTQLDKVTQKQDRLSERSTVLESEKREKQALEKRVTDMEEELKEAARVRNFRCGYQP